The Etheostoma cragini isolate CJK2018 chromosome 15, CSU_Ecrag_1.0, whole genome shotgun sequence genome window below encodes:
- the coil gene encoding coilin isoform X1, which produces MATHSNNFIRVRLYFDYPPPAVVDCRMCWLLVDLNTCRVVADVESVIREKFEFSRRSILNLFIEDCYLPHTESVYVVRDNDSLRVKVDCLAQGTTQKSCPDTASENCRKRPRPTEEDGAGENGLSVECKKKRSKKRSKVILEQASGDEKTKKSPEKPTKKKKRKKAEENGPTVTPKPVASPKKKPASVEQPVKSAKKSPVVQAKTQTVPSSDSSSSSSDEDKAPKKPAAQKPAPKTPSSTPAVAKAPPTTKPSQTKSHPPSSSSLESSSSSDEASTVKSLQKTNGLTSATPKGRLDDNSTSQQALPAQQPINGAQKQAASVAVAPKDKMEVSSSSDSEEEIKLVIRRPVQQPGRNLGSQPSWRGRGQTSHGGPGQTSQGGPGQNERGRGRGVGRGVGRGHSASFEFRYNGATEPACHTDSLTNMSVVLQNAAEAAPQRDYSSMPLLAAPPQVGQKIAFKLLELTESYTPEVSEYKEGRIVSFDLTTKQIELQLLNASQAPVEPGKFDLVYQNADGSESVEYAVSRGSRVTERWDSLLEPRLII; this is translated from the exons ATGGCTACCCACAGTAACAACTTTATCCGCGTGCGCTTATACTTTGACTACCCGCCGCCGGCTGTCGTTGACTGCCGCATGTGCTGGCTGCTCGTGGACTTGAACACATGTCGCGTGGTGGCGGACGTGGAGAGCGTCATTAGAGAGAAGTTTGAGTTCAGTCGCAGAAGCATCCTCAACCTCTTCATAGAAGACTGCTACCTGCCGCACACCGAGAGCGTCTATGTGGTGCGGGATAACGACAGCCTCAG GGTGAAGGTGGACTGTCTGGCTCAGGGGACTACGCAAAAGAGCTGTCCAGATACAGCAAGTGAAAACTGCAGGAAGAGACCCAGGCCTACTGAGGAGGATGGGGCAGGAGAAAATGGACTGAGCGTtgaatgtaagaaaaaaagaagtaaaaaaaggaGCAAGGTGATCCTGGAGCAGGCGTCAGGTGATGAGAAGACTAAGAAGTCACCAGAAAAAcccacaaagaagaagaaaagaaagaaggcaGAGGAAAATGGCCCGACGGTCACCCCCAAACCAGTTGCTTCTCCCAAAAAAAAGCCAGCGAGTGTAGAGCAGCCAGTTAAAAGCGCCAAGAAGTCCCCAGTGGTCCAAGCAAAAACACAGACTGTCCCCTCTTCAGATTCCAGTAGCAGCAGTAGTGATGAGGATAAAGCTCCTAAAAAACCTGCTGCCCAAAAGCCGGCACCCAAAACACCCTCCTCCACCCCTGCTGTCGCCAAGGCGCCTCCAACCACCAAACCTTCCCAGACGAAATCCCACCCACCTTCGTCGTCTTCCTTAGAAAGCAGCTCCTCTTCAGATGAGGCAAGCACTGTAAAAAGCCTGCAGAAAACTAATGGTTTAACCTCCGCAACCCCTAAAGGAAGACTGGATGATAACTCAACGTCTCAGCAGGCTCTTCCTGCCCAGCAGCCCATCAATGGTGCACAGAAACAGGCTGCGAGCGTAGCGGTGGCCCCTAAAGATAAAATGGAGGTGTCTAGTAGTTCGGACAGCGAAGAGGAGATCAAGCTGGTTATCCGACGGCCAGTGCAGCAGCCGGGCCGCAATTTGGGCAGTCAGCCGTCTTGGCGAGGCCGAGGACAGACCAGCCACGGTGGTCCAGGACAGACCAGCCAGGGTGGTCCTGGACAGAACGAAAGGGGTAGAGGCAGAGGGGTCGGCAGAGGGGTCGGCAGAGGGCACAGCGCCAGCTTTGAGTTCCGCTACAACGGAGCCACGGAGCCGGCCTGTCACACTGATTCCCTGACCAACATGTCAGTGGTCCTCCAG AACGCAGCAGAAGCTGCTCCCCAACGGGACTACAGCTCCATGCCCCTGCTAGCCGCCCCTCCACAGGTGGGGCAGAAGATTGCCTTCAAG tTACTGGAGCTAACGGAGAGCTATACACCAGAGGTATCGGAGTATAAG gaGGGAAGGATCGTAAGCTTTGACCTCACCACCAAACAGATTGAGCTGCAACTGCTGAATGCCTCTCAAG CTCCTGTAGAGCCCGGCAAGTTTGACCTGGTCTACCAGAACGCAGATGGCTCGGAGAGCGTGGAGTACGCGGTGTCCAGAGGCTCTCGG GTGACAGAACGGTGGGACTCCCTGCTGGAACCACGGCTGATCATTTAA
- the coil gene encoding coilin isoform X2: MYFRLNNVSSKLFLNLKDVQKLYLFLPRVKVDCLAQGTTQKSCPDTASENCRKRPRPTEEDGAGENGLSVECKKKRSKKRSKVILEQASGDEKTKKSPEKPTKKKKRKKAEENGPTVTPKPVASPKKKPASVEQPVKSAKKSPVVQAKTQTVPSSDSSSSSSDEDKAPKKPAAQKPAPKTPSSTPAVAKAPPTTKPSQTKSHPPSSSSLESSSSSDEASTVKSLQKTNGLTSATPKGRLDDNSTSQQALPAQQPINGAQKQAASVAVAPKDKMEVSSSSDSEEEIKLVIRRPVQQPGRNLGSQPSWRGRGQTSHGGPGQTSQGGPGQNERGRGRGVGRGVGRGHSASFEFRYNGATEPACHTDSLTNMSVVLQNAAEAAPQRDYSSMPLLAAPPQVGQKIAFKLLELTESYTPEVSEYKEGRIVSFDLTTKQIELQLLNASQAPVEPGKFDLVYQNADGSESVEYAVSRGSRVTERWDSLLEPRLII; this comes from the exons ATGTACTTCCGGTTAAATAATGTTTcttcaaaattgtttttaaatttgaaagatGTCCAGAAACTGTATTTGTTTCTTCCCAG GGTGAAGGTGGACTGTCTGGCTCAGGGGACTACGCAAAAGAGCTGTCCAGATACAGCAAGTGAAAACTGCAGGAAGAGACCCAGGCCTACTGAGGAGGATGGGGCAGGAGAAAATGGACTGAGCGTtgaatgtaagaaaaaaagaagtaaaaaaaggaGCAAGGTGATCCTGGAGCAGGCGTCAGGTGATGAGAAGACTAAGAAGTCACCAGAAAAAcccacaaagaagaagaaaagaaagaaggcaGAGGAAAATGGCCCGACGGTCACCCCCAAACCAGTTGCTTCTCCCAAAAAAAAGCCAGCGAGTGTAGAGCAGCCAGTTAAAAGCGCCAAGAAGTCCCCAGTGGTCCAAGCAAAAACACAGACTGTCCCCTCTTCAGATTCCAGTAGCAGCAGTAGTGATGAGGATAAAGCTCCTAAAAAACCTGCTGCCCAAAAGCCGGCACCCAAAACACCCTCCTCCACCCCTGCTGTCGCCAAGGCGCCTCCAACCACCAAACCTTCCCAGACGAAATCCCACCCACCTTCGTCGTCTTCCTTAGAAAGCAGCTCCTCTTCAGATGAGGCAAGCACTGTAAAAAGCCTGCAGAAAACTAATGGTTTAACCTCCGCAACCCCTAAAGGAAGACTGGATGATAACTCAACGTCTCAGCAGGCTCTTCCTGCCCAGCAGCCCATCAATGGTGCACAGAAACAGGCTGCGAGCGTAGCGGTGGCCCCTAAAGATAAAATGGAGGTGTCTAGTAGTTCGGACAGCGAAGAGGAGATCAAGCTGGTTATCCGACGGCCAGTGCAGCAGCCGGGCCGCAATTTGGGCAGTCAGCCGTCTTGGCGAGGCCGAGGACAGACCAGCCACGGTGGTCCAGGACAGACCAGCCAGGGTGGTCCTGGACAGAACGAAAGGGGTAGAGGCAGAGGGGTCGGCAGAGGGGTCGGCAGAGGGCACAGCGCCAGCTTTGAGTTCCGCTACAACGGAGCCACGGAGCCGGCCTGTCACACTGATTCCCTGACCAACATGTCAGTGGTCCTCCAG AACGCAGCAGAAGCTGCTCCCCAACGGGACTACAGCTCCATGCCCCTGCTAGCCGCCCCTCCACAGGTGGGGCAGAAGATTGCCTTCAAG tTACTGGAGCTAACGGAGAGCTATACACCAGAGGTATCGGAGTATAAG gaGGGAAGGATCGTAAGCTTTGACCTCACCACCAAACAGATTGAGCTGCAACTGCTGAATGCCTCTCAAG CTCCTGTAGAGCCCGGCAAGTTTGACCTGGTCTACCAGAACGCAGATGGCTCGGAGAGCGTGGAGTACGCGGTGTCCAGAGGCTCTCGG GTGACAGAACGGTGGGACTCCCTGCTGGAACCACGGCTGATCATTTAA
- the scpep1 gene encoding retinoid-inducible serine carboxypeptidase, translated as MGRAESACSLLCFLAILVNEGVSSPLAGKEAWGYVEVRNAAHMFWWLYPADSPSRPLVMWLQGGPGGSGSGFGNFEEIGPLNRDLEARKTSWVQAASVLFVDNPVGTGFSYTDKPDGYATNVATVASDMLVLLQHFFKERAEYQSNPFYIFSESYGGKMAAAISLELTKAIAKRTVICNFAGVALGDSWISPLDSVMTWGPYLYTTSLLDDYGLADVSSAAEAVKQAVEQEQFDKATELWSVAETVVEQNTNGVNFYNILTQDTDDKRTSVAGEDFIALQTRRHIRPLHRQSLSELMNGPIRKKLGIIPQNVTWGGQAGNVFSNMAGDFMRPVVDIVDQLLTAGVNVTIYNGQLDLIVDTMGQELWVKKLKWEGLPGFNKLRWTPVDDPTSPGVTGAFCKTYKNFSFYWILKAGHMIPSDQGPMALQMLKMITQQDWRQKEWL; from the exons ATGGGCCGGGCTGAATCAGCATGCAGTTTGTTGTGTTTCCTGGCTATCCTCGTCAATGAAG GAGTCTCCAGTCCCCTGGCGGGTAAAGAAGCCTGGGGCTATGTGGAAGTGAGGAACGCGGCCCACATGTTCTGGTGGCTGTACCCTGCGGACAGCCCGAGCCGGCCTCTGGTTATGTGGCTGCAG GGTGGACCAGGAGGCTCAGGAAGTGGCTTTGGGAACTTTGAGGAGATTGGCCCTTTGAACAGGGACCTGGAGGCCAGAAAGACGAGCTGG GTGCAGGCagccagtgtgttgtttgtagaCAACCCTGTAGGCACTGGCTTCAGCTACACTGACAAGCCCGACGGCTATGCTACCAATGTGGCCACGGTGGCCTCCGACATGCTGGTGCTGCTCCAGCACTTCTTTAAAGAGAGGGCAGAGTACCAG AGCAATCCCTTCTACATCTTCTCCGAGTCGTATGGAGGGAAGATGGCAGCTGCTATTTCCTTGGAGCTCACCAAG GCCATAGCAAAAAGGACAGTGATATGCAACTTTGCTGGTGTGGCACTTGGGGACTCTTGGATTTCCCCACTGG ACTCTGTCATGACCTGGGGACCATACCTTTACACTACT TCGCTGCTGGATGATTACGGCCTGGCGGACGTCAGCAGCGCCGCGGAGGCGGTGAAGCAAGCTGTGGAGCAGGAGCAGTTTGACAAAGCCACAGAGCTGTGGTCCGTGGCTGAGACGGTGGTGGAGCAG AACACCAATGGAGTGAACTTCTACAACATCCTGACCCAGGACACGGACGACAAACGCACCTCTGTAGCAGGAGAAGACTTCATCG CTCTGCAGACACGTCGCCATATTCGACCCCTCCACCGCCAATCACTGAGTGAGCTGATGAATGGACCAATCAGGAAGAAACTGGGCATCATCCCCCAAAATGTCACATGGGGAG GCCAGGCAGGGAACGTGTTCAGCAACATGGCGGGAGACTTCATGAGGCCTGTGGTGGATATAGTGGACCAGCTGCTGACCGCTGGAGTCAACGTCACCATCTACAATGGACAGCTGGATCTCATAGTGGACACCATGG GTCAGGAGCTGTGGGTGAAGAAGCTGAAGTGGGAGGGGCTACCCGGGTTTAACAAGCTGAGGTGGACCCCCGTGGATGACCCGACCTCCCCGGGCGTCACTGGCGCTTTCTGCAAGACTTACAAGAACTTCTCCTTCTATTGGATCCTCAAAGCCGGACACATG ATTCCCTCAGACCAGGGGCCGATGGCTTTGCAGATGCTGAAGATGATCACCCAGCAGGATTGGCGCCAAAAGGAATGGCTCTGA